The Urbifossiella limnaea genome has a window encoding:
- a CDS encoding DUF1559 domain-containing protein: MSPLPRRSRGFTLIELLVVIAIIAILIGLLLPAVQKVREAAARAKCMNNLKQIALAAHSYQDTNNGLPCAVIMSQYSDAPGSTNIGPNWAILILPYVEQAPLYNSVTTSIQLWLNPTTVTADQGWTNVRGANINYYQCPSDVSAGTPYTGNFGGVPTGTVPWARGNYAANCGPHYTYSSRLNGGSSTGGPYGLPGQGPFSVWTTPSRKQGMGIQQIPDGSSNTVMFSEVMSSAQSNDPRAVWAWGLAGSSTIVAHADGDCQLPNDKAGTTSGCSDDINGAPDLPQQGLSNWTSCNSNQATARSRHTGGVNVFFGDGSGRFVRNAIQQRTWWIMNAANDGQTATDN, from the coding sequence ATGTCTCCCCTCCCCCGTCGGTCGCGTGGCTTCACGCTGATCGAATTGCTGGTCGTGATCGCGATCATCGCGATCCTGATCGGCCTGCTGTTGCCGGCCGTGCAGAAGGTGCGTGAGGCCGCCGCCCGCGCCAAGTGCATGAACAACCTGAAGCAGATCGCCCTGGCGGCCCACAGCTACCAGGACACGAACAACGGCCTGCCGTGCGCCGTCATCATGAGCCAGTACTCGGACGCCCCGGGCTCCACGAACATCGGGCCGAACTGGGCCATCCTCATCCTCCCGTACGTCGAGCAGGCGCCGCTGTACAACAGCGTCACGACCAGCATCCAGCTGTGGCTCAACCCCACGACCGTCACCGCCGACCAGGGGTGGACCAACGTCCGCGGGGCCAACATCAACTACTACCAGTGCCCGTCCGACGTCAGCGCCGGCACCCCGTACACCGGCAACTTCGGCGGCGTTCCCACCGGCACGGTGCCCTGGGCGCGTGGCAACTACGCGGCCAACTGCGGCCCGCACTACACCTACAGCAGCCGGCTCAACGGCGGCAGCAGCACCGGCGGCCCGTACGGCCTCCCCGGCCAGGGGCCGTTCTCGGTGTGGACCACCCCGTCGCGTAAGCAGGGCATGGGCATCCAGCAGATCCCGGACGGCAGCTCGAACACCGTCATGTTCAGCGAGGTCATGTCGTCGGCGCAGTCCAACGACCCCCGCGCCGTGTGGGCCTGGGGCCTCGCCGGCTCCAGCACGATCGTCGCCCACGCCGACGGCGACTGCCAGCTCCCGAACGACAAGGCCGGCACCACCAGCGGCTGCTCCGACGACATCAACGGCGCCCCGGACCTGCCCCAGCAGGGCCTGAGCAACTGGACCAGCTGCAACAGCAACCAGGCCACGGCCCGCAGCCGGCACACCGGCGGCGTGAACGTGTTCTTCGGCGACGGCAGCGGCCGGTTCGTCCGCAACGCCATCCAGCAGCGGACGTGGTGGATCATGAACGCCGCCAACGACGGCCAGACCGCCACGGACAACTAA
- a CDS encoding TolB family protein gives MRARSKYLVPAALVLAVGGGVAAYLAFGRGVWEARDLRPHVRSNPPVPVVFTSRSDASSFQAAAPEGEGFTYPGTIPWAAREGRLRRLDPDGRVFELTWGRTLDDGGTLVDVMSPSITPDGERVVFAGRRAAPDPGRWRIYEVHLDGTGLRQLTGNPGDPGCVNVPPMRFAADGSTLPDAERKALDYDDVDPVDVGNGLVFASSRLPDLGRDHARRATQLWIWSAGEPKPLTLTANRNNDRWPYLTLAENLLVFSLWSRNREAVTEDASDVRPVGTPGTYATSATDQWMGARVNLAATQFGFVVKIAEAVWRPRPLFNGRVAFMTPHPAGNGRLRLAQADWGYLRVAPSSLSAAGPMPTQVGGTLLYAPDRDADDRELTVGCPSPCPNGTVLCSAAPVGAAAGGYGLYLFPQEWSTWQKPQFLFDDPELADAEPVAVYARPVPVGKRVFASVKDYKQPDFVNLFSGKKYEGAYGLFENSMINVPSVDDFLGQKTDAGQGPVIPAPTNIKSVVFFAAHRDRFDDPVKPRVPGEWERLMSEPLTDKGGLRAWVPAMGTSAGVLAGLDADGKVARWESKAKDKAGRSATFFALAGDHYSGVRADGYHFCLGCHTGHTFIPADVTERVR, from the coding sequence ATGCGCGCGCGCTCCAAGTACCTCGTCCCGGCCGCCCTCGTCCTCGCCGTCGGCGGCGGCGTGGCCGCCTACCTCGCCTTCGGCCGCGGCGTCTGGGAGGCCCGCGACCTCCGCCCGCACGTGCGGTCGAACCCGCCGGTCCCCGTCGTCTTCACCTCGCGCTCCGACGCGAGTTCGTTCCAGGCCGCCGCCCCCGAGGGGGAAGGGTTCACGTACCCCGGCACCATCCCGTGGGCCGCCCGCGAAGGCCGCCTCCGCCGGCTCGACCCCGACGGCCGCGTCTTCGAACTCACCTGGGGGCGCACCCTGGACGACGGCGGCACCCTCGTCGACGTGATGAGCCCGTCGATCACCCCGGACGGCGAGCGCGTCGTGTTCGCCGGCCGCCGCGCCGCCCCGGACCCCGGCCGGTGGCGCATCTACGAGGTCCACCTCGACGGCACGGGCTTGCGGCAGCTCACCGGCAACCCCGGCGACCCCGGCTGCGTGAACGTGCCGCCGATGCGGTTCGCGGCCGACGGCTCCACCCTGCCCGACGCCGAGCGGAAGGCGCTCGACTACGACGACGTGGACCCGGTGGACGTCGGCAACGGCCTGGTGTTCGCGTCGAGCCGGCTGCCGGACCTCGGCCGCGACCACGCCCGCCGGGCCACGCAGCTGTGGATCTGGTCGGCCGGCGAGCCGAAGCCGCTGACGCTCACCGCCAACCGCAACAACGACCGCTGGCCGTACCTCACCCTCGCCGAGAACCTGCTGGTCTTCAGCCTGTGGAGCCGCAACCGCGAGGCGGTGACCGAGGACGCCTCGGACGTCCGCCCGGTGGGCACGCCCGGCACCTACGCCACCAGCGCCACCGACCAGTGGATGGGGGCGCGGGTGAACCTCGCCGCCACGCAGTTCGGGTTCGTGGTGAAGATCGCCGAGGCGGTGTGGCGGCCGCGGCCGCTGTTCAACGGGCGGGTGGCGTTCATGACGCCGCACCCGGCGGGGAACGGCCGGCTCCGGCTGGCGCAGGCCGACTGGGGCTACCTCCGCGTCGCCCCCAGTTCGCTGTCCGCCGCCGGCCCCATGCCGACCCAGGTCGGCGGCACCCTGCTGTACGCCCCGGACCGCGACGCCGACGACCGCGAGCTCACCGTCGGCTGCCCGAGCCCGTGCCCGAACGGCACGGTGCTGTGCTCGGCGGCGCCGGTCGGGGCCGCGGCCGGCGGGTACGGGCTGTACCTGTTCCCGCAGGAGTGGTCCACCTGGCAGAAGCCGCAGTTCCTGTTCGACGACCCGGAGCTGGCCGACGCCGAGCCGGTGGCCGTGTACGCCCGGCCGGTGCCGGTCGGCAAGCGGGTGTTCGCGTCGGTCAAGGACTACAAGCAGCCGGACTTCGTGAACCTGTTCAGCGGCAAGAAGTACGAGGGGGCGTACGGGCTGTTCGAGAACTCGATGATCAACGTGCCGTCGGTCGACGACTTCCTCGGGCAGAAGACCGACGCCGGGCAGGGGCCGGTGATCCCGGCGCCGACGAACATCAAGTCGGTGGTGTTCTTCGCCGCCCACCGCGACCGGTTCGACGACCCGGTGAAGCCGCGCGTCCCCGGCGAGTGGGAGCGGCTCATGTCCGAGCCGCTGACTGACAAGGGCGGGCTGCGGGCGTGGGTGCCGGCGATGGGCACGAGCGCGGGCGTGCTGGCCGGGCTGGACGCCGACGGCAAGGTGGCCCGGTGGGAGTCGAAGGCGAAGGACAAGGCCGGCCGGTCGGCGACGTTCTTCGCCCTGGCCGGCGACCACTACAGCGGCGTCCGGGCCGACGGGTACCACTTCTGCCTCGGCTGCCACACCGGCCACACGTTCATCCCGGCGGACGTGACCGAACGGGTTCGATAG
- a CDS encoding RnfABCDGE type electron transport complex subunit D, with protein MTPVTLPTAPRPPAVRVGSNRAGYLARVAATAALVAVYYLVRDRVGAAYVEATGDASGPRVVAMTALLAALLAVWWRVVWPDPKLHAPILITAVLALGDASAGILETQHAPPWLTSLTDGVLVEYSPTFLTIGVTVLTELLVGRFFWGTWPNLTSAYISGISAGILIKSPVLWPFLLCGMISITSKYVLRVYGRHLWNPTNFGVTMMLFLAPQHVASLTVQAGNNGLAVAVIWVLGGMIMYKLGRFHIPLAFVASFVPLAFLRSSVTGHPWQTEIAPITSPMFQLYIFFMITDPPTTTRKKWSQVLVAVLVAVMETVYRLAFKDVHSLYHALFTVGPLTNLIEIAATHLRRRAAAG; from the coding sequence ATGACCCCCGTCACTCTCCCGACGGCCCCGCGCCCGCCGGCCGTGCGCGTCGGCAGCAACCGCGCCGGCTACCTGGCCCGCGTCGCCGCCACGGCCGCGCTCGTGGCCGTGTACTACCTCGTGCGCGACCGCGTCGGCGCCGCCTACGTCGAGGCCACCGGCGACGCCTCCGGCCCGCGCGTGGTGGCCATGACGGCGCTGCTCGCGGCGCTCCTGGCGGTGTGGTGGCGGGTGGTGTGGCCCGACCCGAAGCTGCACGCCCCCATCCTCATCACCGCGGTGCTGGCGCTCGGCGACGCGTCCGCCGGCATCCTCGAAACGCAGCACGCCCCGCCGTGGCTCACGTCCCTCACCGACGGCGTGCTCGTCGAGTACTCGCCGACCTTCCTGACGATCGGCGTGACGGTGCTGACCGAGCTGCTGGTCGGCCGGTTCTTCTGGGGGACGTGGCCGAACCTGACGAGCGCGTACATCAGCGGCATCAGCGCCGGCATCCTGATCAAGTCGCCGGTGCTGTGGCCGTTCCTGCTGTGCGGGATGATCTCGATCACGTCGAAGTACGTGCTGCGCGTCTACGGCCGGCACCTGTGGAACCCGACGAACTTCGGCGTGACGATGATGCTGTTCCTGGCCCCGCAGCACGTCGCCAGCCTGACCGTGCAGGCGGGGAACAACGGCCTCGCCGTCGCCGTCATCTGGGTGCTCGGCGGCATGATCATGTACAAGCTGGGGCGGTTCCACATCCCGCTGGCGTTCGTGGCGAGCTTCGTGCCGCTGGCGTTCCTGCGCAGCTCGGTGACGGGTCACCCGTGGCAGACGGAGATCGCGCCGATCACCAGCCCGATGTTCCAGCTGTACATCTTCTTCATGATCACCGACCCGCCGACGACGACGCGGAAGAAGTGGAGTCAGGTGCTGGTGGCGGTGCTGGTGGCGGTGATGGAGACGGTGTACCGGCTGGCGTTCAAGGACGTGCACTCACTGTACCACGCGCTGTTCACGGTCGGCCCGCTGACGAACCTGATCGAGATCGCGGCGACCCACTTGCGGCGGCGGGCGGCCGCGGGCTGA
- a CDS encoding CRTAC1 family protein, translating into MSQPVKQAILGVFLLGLFGAVVYLNRDARAEGGLDPAEALKRYGFHLADTAAERGIDFQHESPTLDAQLAHIMPIVAGMGAGVSVVDFDNDGHLDLYVVTGKEGGLNRLYRNRGDGSFVDVAAAAGVADVNRPGTGVSMGSVWADYDNDGFPDLLVYKWGKPELFRNVGGTRFERVTDRAGLPAWLNANSACWLDFDRDGRLDLFIAGYWRDDFDLWHLATTEVMPESFEYATNGGKKYLLRNRGDGTFEDVTAKAGITSTRWTLGVVAADLCGTGYPDIVLANDYGVSEFYANKGNGTFEEVGAKAGVGVAPKSGMNANLGDVHNQGRLAIYVSNISEPGNLVQGNNLWVPTGRTADGLPRYVNQADALNVARGGWSWGARFGDLNNDGRLDLFLANGYISADRARSYWFDYGKIAGGLKGLIRDARFWPPIAGQSLSGFQPKCVWLNKGGGFVDVAAAVGVTDTHDGRGVALGDLSNRGVLDVVVANQGGPLLVYSNTVAPGRDWVQFRLTGGARPGREAGWSNRDAVGAEVRLTWRAGGQTVEQVQAVTAGDGYASQTMFRLHFGLGADTAVEKAVIRWPSGRTQTVPAPRPGVLHSIEEPGP; encoded by the coding sequence GTGAGCCAACCCGTCAAGCAGGCCATTCTCGGCGTCTTCCTCCTGGGGCTGTTCGGCGCCGTCGTGTACCTGAACCGCGACGCCCGCGCCGAGGGCGGGCTCGACCCCGCCGAGGCGCTGAAGCGCTACGGCTTCCACCTCGCCGACACCGCCGCCGAGCGCGGCATCGACTTCCAGCACGAGTCGCCGACGCTCGACGCGCAGCTCGCCCACATCATGCCCATCGTCGCCGGCATGGGCGCCGGCGTGTCCGTCGTCGACTTCGACAACGACGGGCACCTCGACCTGTACGTCGTCACCGGCAAGGAGGGCGGGCTGAACCGCCTGTACCGCAACCGCGGCGACGGCAGCTTCGTGGATGTCGCCGCGGCGGCAGGCGTCGCGGACGTGAACCGCCCCGGCACCGGCGTCAGCATGGGGAGCGTGTGGGCCGACTACGACAACGACGGCTTCCCGGACCTGCTCGTCTACAAGTGGGGGAAGCCCGAGCTGTTCCGCAACGTCGGCGGCACCCGCTTCGAACGCGTCACCGACCGGGCCGGGCTGCCGGCGTGGCTCAACGCCAACAGCGCCTGCTGGCTCGACTTCGACCGCGACGGCCGCCTCGACCTGTTCATCGCCGGGTACTGGCGCGACGACTTCGACCTGTGGCACCTCGCGACCACGGAGGTGATGCCCGAGTCGTTCGAGTACGCCACCAACGGCGGGAAGAAGTACCTCCTCCGCAACCGCGGCGACGGCACGTTCGAGGACGTGACCGCGAAGGCCGGCATCACCAGCACCCGCTGGACGCTCGGCGTCGTGGCCGCCGACCTGTGCGGCACCGGCTACCCGGACATCGTGCTGGCGAACGACTACGGCGTGTCCGAGTTCTACGCCAACAAGGGGAACGGCACGTTCGAGGAGGTCGGGGCCAAGGCCGGCGTCGGCGTCGCCCCCAAGAGCGGCATGAACGCCAACCTCGGCGACGTCCACAACCAGGGCCGGCTGGCGATCTACGTGTCGAACATCAGCGAGCCGGGGAATCTGGTCCAGGGCAACAACCTGTGGGTGCCGACGGGGCGGACCGCCGACGGGCTGCCGCGGTACGTGAACCAGGCCGACGCGCTGAACGTGGCCCGCGGCGGCTGGAGCTGGGGGGCGCGGTTCGGCGACCTGAACAACGACGGCCGGCTCGACCTGTTCCTCGCCAACGGGTACATCTCGGCCGACCGCGCCAGGAGCTACTGGTTCGACTACGGGAAGATCGCCGGCGGGCTGAAGGGGCTCATCCGCGACGCCCGCTTCTGGCCGCCGATCGCCGGGCAGAGCCTGTCTGGCTTCCAGCCGAAGTGCGTGTGGCTGAACAAGGGCGGCGGGTTCGTGGACGTGGCCGCGGCCGTCGGCGTCACCGACACCCACGACGGCCGCGGCGTCGCCCTGGGCGACCTGTCCAACCGCGGCGTGCTCGACGTGGTCGTGGCGAACCAGGGCGGGCCGCTCCTGGTGTACTCGAACACCGTGGCCCCCGGCCGCGACTGGGTGCAGTTCCGCCTGACCGGCGGCGCCCGGCCCGGCCGCGAGGCCGGGTGGAGCAACCGCGACGCCGTCGGCGCCGAGGTGCGGCTGACGTGGCGCGCCGGCGGGCAGACGGTCGAGCAGGTGCAGGCCGTGACCGCCGGCGACGGGTACGCCTCGCAGACGATGTTCCGCCTCCACTTCGGCCTGGGGGCGGACACAGCAGTCGAGAAGGCCGTGATCCGCTGGCCGTCCGGACGGACGCAGACGGTGCCGGCCCCGCGGCCGGGCGTGCTTCATTCGATCGAGGAACCGGGCCCATGA
- a CDS encoding CRTAC1 family protein: MSTLPPPRNRRRLAAAAALVLLAGLGTGGYVWWKTTRLPLPGSAAYEEYVEAFEVGVAALDVGVGDVAEKNLTRAVELVPREPAGWADRGLFYLRSRQFPQAAADLGRAEQLAPDDPDIQLFLGLLDEQQGKFPEAAARLRRVVEKNPTDVEALYALARLTDRERKADADAEYQQLMERILAARPDNRLALVERLQVAVRRGDKAAVADTLARFRRLSGAWTEPTKAQFADLEKDPAGGAVFGFRNLLMAEPGYTRDADEINPRDVVAGRPLRTFRRLAPARNAPAAPDDALTFAAEPLAAPAGKWDVAVPVWLTADAAPVVFVANDREVRRSDSAAVLPSLPLAPDGLVSLDWNNDFRTDLLLAGPRGLRFYQQGADGTFTDATAATKLPADVLGADITAALPADVDLDGDLDVVVARRTGPCVLLRNNLDGTFTPRPIFAEATDVRAFAWADLDDDGVADAATLDARGRLQVFANERFGSFVPWPAAPPAGKFLALAVTDADADGVLDLVAVRDDGAILRISARDRRGAWDVAELARGPVPAGDVRLFAEDLDNNGVPDLLMSGAAGGAAWLGGDGGTFTPLAAPIPARVSAVGGTGAAELLALDADGKPQRFRAAGTKGYHWQTIRFRAQPQADGGEGGDNRINSFAVGGEIEVRSGTHVVKRPITGPAVRVGLGTRTRAQVVRVRWPNGVAQVEFELAVDQTVSPLQRLKGSCPFLFTWNGERFVFVADFMWSTPLGMYINAQNPGGILQTREWVRVRGDQLVPRDGHYELRAQANLWETHYFDHLALHVVDHPPGTELYVDERFALEPTEPTAILTGPARPVSSAKDHRGADATAVVKAVDGVYLDRCGRGLYQGVTSDHWVEVDLGDEAPADGPVWLVAHGWIHPTDSSINLALEQGTNARPRPVVLEVPDGRGGWRQARVVGFPAGKNKTVLIRLDGLAGPGVCRRFRLRTNMEVFWDALHVAPGRDFGAARKTELRPALAELRHRGILKMTQANPSSPELPHYDSLESRRQVWRDLIGFHTRFGDVTELLASADDRYAILTAGDEILLRFAEAPPPPAGWVRTFVWVNDGWVKDGDLNTRFGGTVLPLPYHGMPAYDRPPGRLADDPVFRRFPKDWETFHTRHVSPDDFSRGLRPGRGRQP, encoded by the coding sequence ATGTCGACTCTCCCGCCGCCCCGCAACCGCCGCCGCCTCGCCGCCGCCGCCGCGCTCGTGCTCCTCGCGGGGCTCGGCACCGGCGGCTACGTCTGGTGGAAGACGACGCGCCTGCCCCTCCCCGGCAGCGCCGCCTACGAGGAGTACGTCGAGGCGTTCGAGGTCGGCGTCGCGGCGCTGGACGTGGGCGTCGGCGACGTGGCCGAGAAGAACCTGACGCGGGCGGTCGAGCTGGTCCCCCGCGAGCCCGCCGGCTGGGCCGACCGCGGCCTGTTCTACCTCCGCTCGCGGCAGTTCCCGCAGGCCGCCGCCGACCTGGGCCGCGCCGAGCAGCTCGCCCCCGACGACCCCGACATCCAGCTGTTTCTCGGGCTGCTGGACGAGCAGCAGGGGAAGTTCCCCGAGGCGGCCGCGCGGCTGCGGCGGGTGGTCGAGAAGAACCCGACGGACGTGGAGGCGCTGTACGCCCTGGCCCGCCTCACCGACCGCGAGCGGAAGGCCGACGCCGACGCCGAGTACCAGCAGCTGATGGAGCGCATCCTCGCCGCCCGGCCGGACAACCGCCTCGCCCTCGTGGAGCGGTTGCAGGTGGCCGTGCGCCGCGGCGACAAGGCCGCGGTCGCCGACACGCTGGCCCGCTTCCGCCGGCTGAGCGGCGCCTGGACGGAGCCGACGAAGGCGCAGTTCGCGGACCTGGAGAAGGACCCCGCCGGCGGCGCCGTGTTCGGCTTCCGCAACCTGCTGATGGCCGAGCCGGGCTACACGCGGGACGCGGACGAGATCAACCCGCGCGACGTGGTCGCCGGCCGGCCGCTGCGCACGTTCCGCCGCCTCGCCCCGGCCCGCAACGCACCCGCCGCGCCGGACGACGCGCTGACGTTCGCCGCCGAGCCGCTCGCCGCGCCCGCCGGGAAGTGGGACGTGGCCGTACCCGTGTGGCTCACCGCCGACGCGGCGCCGGTCGTGTTCGTGGCGAACGACCGCGAGGTGCGCCGCTCCGACTCCGCGGCCGTGCTGCCGTCGTTGCCGCTGGCGCCGGACGGCCTCGTGTCGCTGGACTGGAACAACGATTTCCGCACCGACCTGCTCCTCGCCGGGCCGCGCGGCCTCCGCTTCTACCAGCAGGGCGCGGACGGCACCTTCACCGACGCCACCGCCGCGACGAAGCTCCCCGCCGACGTGCTGGGCGCCGACATCACCGCCGCGCTGCCCGCGGACGTGGACCTGGACGGCGACCTGGACGTCGTGGTGGCGCGCCGCACCGGGCCGTGCGTGCTGCTGCGGAACAACCTCGACGGCACGTTCACCCCGCGGCCGATCTTCGCCGAGGCGACCGACGTGCGGGCGTTCGCGTGGGCCGACCTGGACGACGACGGCGTCGCCGACGCCGCCACGCTCGACGCCCGCGGGCGGCTGCAGGTGTTCGCCAACGAGCGGTTCGGCAGCTTCGTGCCGTGGCCCGCGGCGCCGCCGGCCGGCAAGTTCCTGGCGCTGGCCGTCACCGACGCCGACGCCGACGGCGTGCTGGATTTGGTCGCGGTGCGCGACGACGGCGCCATCCTGCGCATCAGCGCGCGGGACCGCCGCGGCGCGTGGGACGTGGCCGAACTGGCCCGCGGGCCGGTCCCCGCCGGGGACGTGCGGCTGTTCGCCGAAGACCTGGATAACAACGGCGTACCCGACCTATTGATGTCGGGTGCGGCCGGCGGCGCGGCGTGGCTCGGCGGCGACGGCGGAACCTTCACGCCGCTCGCCGCTCCGATCCCGGCGCGCGTGTCGGCCGTGGGTGGCACCGGCGCCGCCGAACTGCTGGCGCTCGACGCGGACGGCAAGCCGCAGCGGTTTCGCGCCGCCGGCACGAAAGGGTATCACTGGCAGACGATCCGCTTCCGGGCACAGCCGCAGGCGGACGGCGGCGAGGGCGGCGACAACCGCATCAACTCGTTCGCCGTCGGCGGCGAGATCGAGGTGCGGTCCGGCACGCACGTCGTGAAGCGGCCGATCACCGGGCCGGCCGTGCGCGTCGGCCTCGGCACGCGCACCCGGGCGCAGGTGGTCCGCGTCCGCTGGCCGAACGGCGTCGCTCAGGTCGAGTTCGAGCTGGCGGTGGACCAGACGGTGTCGCCGCTGCAACGGCTGAAGGGGTCGTGCCCGTTCCTGTTCACGTGGAACGGCGAGCGATTCGTGTTCGTCGCCGACTTCATGTGGAGCACGCCGCTCGGCATGTACATCAACGCCCAGAACCCCGGCGGCATCCTCCAGACGCGCGAGTGGGTCCGCGTCCGCGGCGACCAGCTGGTGCCGCGCGACGGCCACTACGAACTGCGGGCGCAGGCGAACCTGTGGGAGACGCACTACTTCGACCACCTGGCGCTGCACGTCGTCGACCACCCGCCCGGCACCGAGCTGTACGTCGACGAGCGGTTCGCGCTCGAGCCCACGGAGCCGACGGCGATCCTGACCGGCCCGGCGCGGCCGGTGTCCTCGGCGAAGGACCACCGCGGCGCCGACGCCACTGCGGTCGTCAAGGCGGTGGACGGCGTGTACCTCGACCGCTGCGGCCGCGGGCTGTACCAGGGCGTCACGTCCGACCACTGGGTCGAGGTCGATCTCGGCGACGAGGCGCCGGCCGACGGCCCGGTGTGGCTCGTCGCCCACGGCTGGATTCACCCGACGGACAGCTCGATCAACCTGGCGCTGGAGCAGGGGACGAACGCGCGGCCGCGGCCGGTGGTGCTCGAGGTGCCCGACGGCCGCGGCGGCTGGCGGCAGGCCCGCGTCGTCGGCTTCCCCGCGGGGAAGAACAAGACGGTGCTGATCCGCCTCGACGGCCTCGCCGGGCCGGGCGTGTGCAGGCGTTTCCGCCTGCGTACGAACATGGAGGTGTTCTGGGACGCCCTGCACGTCGCCCCCGGCCGCGACTTCGGCGCCGCGCGCAAGACCGAGCTGCGGCCCGCGCTGGCGGAACTGCGGCACCGTGGTATCCTCAAGATGACGCAGGCGAACCCCAGCTCGCCGGAGCTGCCGCACTACGACAGCCTGGAGTCGCGGCGGCAGGTGTGGCGCGACCTGATCGGCTTCCACACGCGGTTCGGCGACGTGACCGAGTTGCTGGCGAGCGCCGACGACCGCTACGCGATCCTGACCGCCGGCGACGAGATTCTGCTGCGGTTCGCCGAAGCCCCGCCGCCGCCCGCGGGGTGGGTGCGGACGTTCGTGTGGGTCAACGACGGGTGGGTGAAGGACGGCGACCTGAACACGCGGTTCGGCGGCACCGTACTACCACTGCCGTACCACGGGATGCCGGCCTACGACCGGCCGCCCGGCCGCCTCGCCGACGACCCGGTGTTCCGCCGGTTCCCGAAGGACTGGGAGACGTTCCACACCCGGCACGTTTCCCCCGACGACTTTTCGCGCGGGCTGCGGCCGGGGCGCGGGAGACAGCCGTGA